One window from the genome of Diabrotica virgifera virgifera chromosome 6, PGI_DIABVI_V3a encodes:
- the LOC126887404 gene encoding zinc finger protein 226-like isoform X2 — MDLNRHVQYYSGFSQNEMEIMKTELACTTEQQKTEETTLNNYICEICFKQFNHKRSLKRHIKTHTKERLYKCEICFKQFSEAGQLKRHLRVHTKEKPHKCEICFKQFNEAGNLKTHLRVHTGEKPHKCEICFKQFITASELKVHLRVHTGEKPHQCEICFKRFSRAGDSKRHLRVHTGEKPHKCEICSKQFSEAYTLKEHLRVHTEENPHKCQICFKLFLTAGHLKIHLRVHTWEKPHKCEICFKKFITASELKVHLRVHTGEKPFKCEICFKQFIIAGHLTTHSKVHTGEKPHKCEICFKQFNQKSTLKRHLSVHTGQKPHKCEICFKQFITAGVLKVHLRVHTGERPHKCEICSKQFITAGHLKVHLRVHTGEKPHKCEICFKQFSDPSHLKTHLRVHTWGKPNKCEICFKKFLTASELKVHLRVHTGEKPYKCVICFKQFIIAGHLTRHLKVHTGEKPHKCEICFKKFITASELKVHLRVHTGEKPYKCEICFKQFIIAGNLTRHLKVHTGEKPH; from the coding sequence gtttttctcAGAACGAAATGGAAATTATGAAAACTGAACTTGCATGCACAACGGAACAACAAAAAACTGAAGAAACAACATTAAATAATTACatttgtgaaatttgttttaagcaatttaaccaCAAAAGGTCTTTGAAACGACATATAAAAACGCACACTAAAGAAAGGctttataagtgtgaaatttgttttaagcagttcagTGAAGCAGGTCAATTGAAAAGACATTTGCGAGTGCACACTaaagaaaaacctcacaagtgtgaaatttgttttaagcaatttaatgAAGCAGGTAacttaaaaacacatttgagagtgcacactggagaaaaacctcacaagtgtgaaatttgttttaagcagtttattacGGCAAGTGagttgaaagtacatttgagagtgcacactggagaaaaacctcaccagtgtgaaatctgttttaagcgGTTTAGTAGAGCAGGTGATTCGAAAAGACATTTgcgagtgcacactggagaaaaacctcacaagtgtgaaatttgttctaaacaATTTAGTGAAGCATATACTTTAAAAGAACATTTGAGAGTTCACACTGAAGAAAATCCTCACAAGTGTCAAATCTGCTTTAAGCTATTTCTTACAGCAGGtcatttgaaaatacatttgagagtgcacacttgggagaaacctcacaagtgtgaaatttgttttaagaaatttattacGGCAAGTGagttgaaagtacatttgagagtacacactggagaaaagccgtttaagtgtgaaatttgttttaagcaatttattatagCAGGTCATTTGACAACACATTCaaaagtgcacactggagaaaaacctcacaagtgtgaaatttgttttaagcaatttaatcaaaaaagtactttaaaaagacatttgagtgTGCATACTGGacaaaaacctcacaagtgtgaaatttgttttaagcagtttattacAGCAGGTgttttgaaagtacatttgagagtgcatactggagaaagacctcacaagtgtgaaatctgttctAAGCAGTTTATTACAGCAGGtcatttgaaagtacatttgagagtgcacactggagaaaaacctcacaagtgtgaaatttgttttaagcagtttagtgatCCAAGtcatttaaaaacacatttgagagtgcacacttgGGGAAAACCtaacaagtgtgaaatttgttttaagaaatttcttACGGCAAGTGagttgaaagtacatttgagagtacacactggagaaaagccgtATAAGTGtgtaatttgttttaagcaatttattatagCAGGTCATTTGACAAGACATTTaaaagtgcacactggagaaaaacctcacaagtgtgaaatttgttttaagaaatttattacGGCAAGTGagttgaaagtacatttgagagtacacactggagaaaagccgtataagtgtgaaatttgttttaagcaatttattatagCAGGTAATTTGACAAGACATTTaaaagtgcacactggagaaaaacctcactag